A single window of Culicoides brevitarsis isolate CSIRO-B50_1 chromosome 3, AGI_CSIRO_Cbre_v1, whole genome shotgun sequence DNA harbors:
- the LOC134834943 gene encoding uncharacterized protein LOC134834943, whose protein sequence is MKVNEVIFKKQEGQKFISEMDRKLLYAFRGWIAFVAFMDLGTSFRSYIERRSFLGNHTDTQYIEGDFTISRVLGMYCILKAVALVHCTLYIHYKPVVSMGGCSLGITLLLYATEALYFRSTTLNFYVIFPCVLNSITLIGLLYIPKRLKLWDPIDVDDENSQLLKQMGGFKKRRQQQKNKMT, encoded by the exons atGAAAGTAAATGAAGTCATTTTCAAGAAGCAAGAAGGACAAAAGTTCATATCTGAAATGGATCGCAAACTACTATACGCATTTCGTGGATGGATTGCCTTCGTAGCGTTCATGGATCTTGGCACGTCGTTCCGGAGTTATATCGAGCGTCGGAGCTTCCTCGGGAATCACACAGACACACAATATATCGAAG gAGACTTCACAATATCACGCGTTCTTGGAATGTACTGTATACTAAAGGCAGTGGCTTTGGTTCATTGCACACTTTATATACATTATAAGCC agTTGTTAGTATGGGCGGATGCTCACTCGGCATTACATTACTTTTATATGCAACAGAGGCCTTGTATTTTCGATCGaccacattaaatttttatgttatatttCCATGTGTTCTAAATT caatcaCATTGATTGGATTGTTATATATTCCAAAACGCCTCAAACTGTGGGATCCAATTGATGTAGATGACGAAAATTCGCAGCTTCTCAAGCAAATGGGTGGTTTCAAGAAACGTCGACAGCAGCAAAAGAACAAGATGACATAG
- the LOC134833221 gene encoding protein disulfide-isomerase A6 homolog yields MRSFFKLLVFTLTAVAVNCMYDSSDEVVELTDSNFDSRVTHSDSIWVVEFYAPWCGHCKSLAPEYKKAAKALKGTVKVGAVNCDDNKSSCGQYGIRGFPTIKIFGSKKTPVDYNGARNALGIIDSALAEAKTKAKDILSGGGSSSSSSGSKSSGKNEVVELTDANFDKLVLESDDVWLVEFFAPWCGHCKNLAPHWEKAAAELKGKVKLGALDATVHTTKASQYGIQGYPTIKFFPGGKKDRHSVQDYDGGRTSSDIVTWALDKYADSVPAPEIKELVGQTTYKECIEKPLCIFSFLPHILDCDSTCRNTYIKILQDLGDKYKQKLWGWVWMEAGAQTELESSLDIGGFGYPAMAVLNHKKAMYSVLKGSFTYEGISAYLRDISFGRGQTSQMKSTVPKIEEISGWDGKDGVLPEEEDIDLSDVELDDIKDEL; encoded by the exons ATGAGGtcgttttttaagcttttag TATTCACTCTCACAGCAGTAGCTGTAAATTGTATGTACGACAGTTCCGATGAGGTTGTCGAGTTAACAGACTCCAATTTTGACTCCCGAGTAACTCACAGTGACTCCATTTGGGTTGTTGAATTCTATGCGCCATGGTGTGGTCATTGCAAAAGTCTCGCTCCCGAATACAAAAAGGCAGCAAAAGCTCTGAAAGGAACTGTCAAAGTTGGAGCCGTCAATTGTGACGACAACAAATCCTCTTGCGGTCAATATGGCATCCGAGGATTCCCAACCATCAAGATCTTTGGCTCGAAAAAGACTCCTGTCGACTACAATGGGGCCCGAAATGCTCTGGGTATCATCGATAGTGCTCTGGCTGAAGCAAAAACAAAAGCTAAAGATATTCTCAGCGGAGGCGGAAGCTCTTCAAGTTCATCAGGAAGCAAATCATCTGGCAAAAACGAAGTTGTCGAACTGACAGATGCCAACTTTGACAAATTAGTTTTGGAGTCTGACGATGTTTGGTTAGTTGAGTTCTTTGCTCCGTGGTGCGGACATTGCAAAAACTTGGCGCCGCATTGGGAAAAAGCAGCTGCCGAACTCAAAGGAAAAGTCAAGTTGGGAGCTCTCGATGCCACAGTTCACACCACGAAAGCCAGTCAATACGGCATTCAGGGATATCCGACAATCAAGTTCTTCCCGGGCGGCAAAAAGGACCGTCACAGTGTTCAAGACTACGATGGCGGGCGCACAAGTAGCGATATCGTTACGTGGGCTCTGGACAAGTATGCCGACAGTGTTCCGGCGCCGGAAATCAAAGAACTCGTGGGACAAACGACATACAAAGAATGCATTGAGAAACCTTTGTGCATCTTCTCCTTCCTGCCGCACATTCTGGATTGTGACAGCACATGTCGCAACACTTATATCAAAATCCTGCAAGATCTCGGCgacaaatacaaacaaaaactctGGGGATGGGTCTGGATGG AGGCTGGAGCTCAAACTGAATTGGAATCAAGTTTGGACATTGGCGGCTTCGGATATCCCGCGATGGCAGTCTTGAACCACAAAAAAGCCATGTACTCTGTGTTGAAAGGCAGCTTCACGTACGAAGGCATTTCCGCTTATTTGAGAGATATTTCGTTCGGACGAGGACAAACGAGCCAAATGAAGTCAACGGtaccaaaaattgaagaaatctcTGGCTGGGATGGAAAAGACGGAGTTTTgccagaagaagaagacatcGATTTGTCGGATGTGGAATTAGATGACATCAAAGACGAACTTTAA